The DNA segment GAATTTCCTCCTGACAGTAAGTACGAGGCATGGAGGCGGAAGGTTCCCGCACCAGCAGGCCCTAAACTCTGTTCCGATGACGCTGATGGAGTTGAAAAATGTGACCGTGAGGGCGGGGGGGCGTACCCTGCTCGAAGACGTGAACCTGAGCCTGAAAAGGGGCGAGGCCCTACGCCTGTTCGGCCCCAACGGCGGCGGCAAAACCACGCTGCTGCGCCTGCTTTCGGGGGAGGTCTCGCCAGTCAGCGGAACTCGGACTTATGTTCTGAACGGCGTGGAACAAAAATCTGCAGTCCGGGCGCGGCGCAGCCTGTCCGTCGTCGGGCCGGATGCGGAGGCGTTTTATCTGACCCGCGACTGGGCGCAATCTGTGCAGGACGTGCTGCTGGCCGCTTTCGAGGGCGACACCCTGAAACTGTGGGACGCCACGCCGGAAGCCGAATCAAGGCTGGCCGAAGTCGTCTCGCTGACTGGCCTTGAACCTTTGCTGGAGCGAGACTTCCGCACCCTCAGTCACGGGCAACGGCGGCGGGTGGTGCTGGCACGGGCGCTGATGCCCCGGCCCGAAGCGCTGCTGCTGGATGAATTTACAGACGGCTTGAGCGTGGGCGCACGTGCTGAACTGGGCCGCGTGCTGGCCGACGTTCACGCTTCTGGTGTCGCCCTCGTCCTCGCCACCCACCGCCCGGAGGAAGCGCCGGAATTGCCGTGGCGAACGGTGCGCGTAGAAGGCGGACGCGTCAGCGAGGAGGAAGCTGGCTCTCCCCCATCCGCCACCGCCCTGAGCCTGCCCATCCCGCCGGGAACGGGCAACTTGATCCGACTGGACGATGTGGAAGTCTGGCGCAACGGCGCGCGGGCGCTGGGGCCAATCAGTTGGACGTGGGAGGCCGGGCAGCACTGGCTGGTCACGGGCGAGAACGGCAGCGGCAAGAGTACGCTGGCCCGACTGATCGCCGGGGAGCTGCATCCCGCGCTGGGCGGCAAAATCCAGCGCCCGTATCTGCGCCGTGATCTGCTCAGCGAACGCCGCCGCACCGTGGGCATCGTCGGGGCCGAACTGGGCATCCGGCAGCGGCGCGACTGGACCGGGCAGGACATCATCGGCAGCGCCCTGCATGGCACAGAAGGCTTTGTGCCGGAGCTGAGCACGGATGAGTTGGAGAAGGTGACGAAGCTCGCCGCCCAACTTGACCTCACCGATCTGCTGCCACGCCACGCCGAAACATTGTCTCAGGGGCAGCTCCGGCGGCTGCTGCTGGCCCGCGCCGTGCTGCACGCGCCCACGCTGTTGATTCTGGACGAGGGCCTGGATTTCCTGGACGCCGCGAGCCGCGCTCGCTTTCTGGCTCTGCTGCCGGAACTGGCGCGCGGCGGCACCCACATCATGGTGATCGCCCACCGGGAAAGCGACGCGCCGGACGGCTTGACGCATCACCTGCATCTGGACGGCGGGCGGATCGGCATGGTTTCGCGTTTGCCCGTCATGTCGGCCACATAAAAAAGAGGGAGCCAACCCGCGGCCCCCTCCCATACATTGAAAACGCTTACTTGATGGCGATATCGGAAACCGTGAACGGCACTTCCGGCGTCAGGCCTGGGCCACGGTTGTTGAACTGGGCGTTGACAACCAGCAGGCGCTTGCCTTCCTGCGCGATGGTGGTGGGATAACGCAGGCTGGGGTCGCTGAACGGCGTGCCCAGTTTGCCCGTGCTGAAATCGGCGGACATGGTGACGGGCACGATGATCACGTCCTGGTTGCGGACCACGTACAGCGTCTGGCCATCGAGCAGGATGCCGTCGCCATTGGGCACGGTGTTGCCGCCCACACCGCTCAGCTTGATCTCGGTCACGGACTTGTCGGAGGTCTTAATGCGGAACAGTTTGCCGGTGTTGCTCTGAACCACGATCAGGGTGGCGCCGTCCGGAGTGGAGGCGATGCCGTTCAGGTTGAAGCCCGGCTGGTATTGCAGGGCCGTACCGGTGAAATCCAGCCACGCTTCCATATCGCCCACGCTGCTGTCCGTGCGGGTGGCGCGGAACAGGATCGGGCGCTGCGAATCGGTGAAGTACGCGGCACTGGGCGTGAGGGTCACGTCGTTGATAAAGGTGTCTTTGGTCGCAGGCGTGGTCAACAGCTTGAGGCGCGTCTTGTTGACCGTGTCGTAGACGAACGCCTTGCCAGTCCCGCCACCAGCGACATACAGGCGGCCCTTATCATCGATCTTCATGCCGATGGCGGTGGTGCGGTCCGCGTCGGGCAGGGCAAAAACCTCGGGGGCCTTCTGGCCCAGCGTGCCCTTGAAAATGGTGCCGTCGGTGGTGCTGCCGACGTAGAAATTCTGGCTTCCGGCCAGATGCGCGATGCCCTCCGGGAAAACAGTGTTGCCGGGCAGGGTGTAACTGGTCACCGTGTCGGGCATCTCCGTTTCGACGGGTGGCTTGGTCTCGGGGCCGCAGGAGGCCAGGGCAAGGGTCAGGGCGGCGGCAGTCAACAATCTTTTCATATGACCCGTTATAAAGGTCACGGGGCATCCCAGCGTGCGAGCCGACTTCAGATCCATTTATACACAGTTCAGAAATAAGTCTGCACTACATTTTACAGCGTCTTCCGGCAGCGTCACTGCGTCAGACTCGCCTCACTTTCAGGCACTAGCCTCCGCGCATGACGCGTTTTGCTCCATCCCTCCCTGTGCTGGTTCTCACCCTGCTGACCCTGCCCGCCCTGCCGTCTGCACTGGCGCAGACCACCCCTGCCGCGCCCGCTCCGGTCACGGTCCCAGGTGCCACGCCCGCTGGCCAGAAAGTCATCGAGGCCATTACCGTGACCAGCAACCAGGGCTATTCCATCAAGGTGCCGGGCGGCTGGACACCGTTGAAGAACTCCCCCGGCGCAGATGTGGCCTTCGTCAACAAAACCGTGGGGCAATTGCGTCCCACCGTGACCGTTGTGGTGCAGGACATTCCCGCCGACCTGAAAGCCACCCTGGCCGACGTGCGTGATCTGAATGCCCGCAAGATGCCCGAAGTGGTCCCCGGCCTGAAAATGCTGGGCGAGAAGACCATCAAAGTCAGTGGTCAGAACGCCATCCTGTGGAACTACAGCGGCGACGGCGACGGCGGCAAGGTGCGCTGGACCCAGGTGCTGACCCTGAAGAACAACCGCCTGTTCACGGTGACCCTGGTGACCCCTACAGGCACCCCCCAGGAGTTGCTGGACAGCGGGCGCACGATCATCGACAGTTTCGCTCTGACAGCGAAGTAAGCCCTTTCACCCTCCCCCTCTTCCCTGCGGAGAGGGGATTTTTCAGCCTTGTTCCAGCCGGTCTGCCCATTCCCCCAGGTATGCGCCCAGATCGGTCTGGCGGTCCAGACGGGTGTGGGCATGGCGGGTCAGCAGGGGCAACTGCCCCACCTGCACGGCATAGCCCGCCACCTCCAGCATGGCCTCGTCGTTGTCGCTGTCACCAAAGGCCACCGCGCGGTCATGCGGCAGCCCCAGAGCGTCAGCAATCAGGGTCAGGGCCGCGCCCTTGTGCGCCCCCTGCGGCGTGATGGTCAGGAAACTGAGGTAGGGGGGCTGTGCCCCGGTCACCACCAGATGCGGATGGGACTGCCGCAGCCGCCCGGCGAACCCCGCCACTTCCGGGTGGTAGAACCCGGCTTTCAGGATGTCGCCATCAGGGGCTTCAGCCAGAGGGCCATAGCTGCGGGCAATCATCCAAGGTTCTGGCTCGGTCCCATTCGGCAGGTCCACGAACAGGCGATCCGCCGTGAACAGCACGATTCGCGCGCCTGTCAGTTCGTGGGCCAGCACCGCCTCCAGGTCTGCTGGAGTGAAGCGGGCCTCGCTGTGTAACTCGCCGTTCACCACAATCCGTCCGCCGTTGTTGGTGGCCACCGCGTCGGGCTGCATGGCCTCCAGCACGGCGTCGGGGGCCAGATCGCGCCCGGTGATGATCGCCAGCTTGACCCCCAATGCGCGCAGCCGGGCCAGCGCGCGGGCCGTGGCGGCGTCCGGCTCACGGCCCTGTTCGGTGATCAGGGTGCCGTCCAGATCGAAGGCCATCAGCAGCGGCAGGCCCGCCGGGGGAAGCAGGGGTAGGCGTCCGGCGAGGGGCTGTCCGGTGGGGGGCTGGGCATCGCGGGAGGTCACGCGCGGCAGCCTAGCAAAGACGGGCGGAGCTGGGGGCAAAGGGAGTGACAATGGACGCCGCCCACAGCTCCTTGCCCATAGCTCCTCGCCCAGCAGACCACCTGAACTGGCCCTGATCCCTCTTGACCCGTTCAGACGGGTTCCGTCTGTTTCCTTCTTGCGCACGCTCGGATGACATCGTTTACAAAAACGGTTGAATCGGAGTCGGCATCACCCCAACTTAAGCGTTCACGTCGATCACGGTACGGCCCCGAACCTGCCCGGCCAGAATCTGCGGGGCCAGCGTGGTCACCTCGGACAGCCCGCGCGTCTGGGTCACGCCCGCCAGACGCGCAGCAGGCAGATCGCGGGCCAGCCGCTTCCAGGCGGCCTCACGGCGCGGCTGCGGGCAGGTCACGCTGTCGATGCCCAGCAGCGATACGCCGCGCAGGATCAGGGGAAACACGGTGGTCTTCAATTCGATGCCACTGGCAATACCGCAGACCGCCAGCGCTCCGTGCGCTCTGGTAGAGGCATATGCGCCCGCCAGTGTCGCGCCCCCCACGCAGTCCACCACGCCACCCCAGCGCTCCTTTTCCAGCGGGCGTTTCAGGGACGGCAGCTCATCACGGGAGATGATGCTGGTGGCCCCCAGCTCTCGCAGGTACGCCTCTTCCTCGGTGCGCCCGGTGCTGGCCGTGACCGTGAAACCTGCGTGGGCCAGCAGGGCAACCGATGTGCTGCCCACGCCGCCCGCCGCACCCGTGACCAGCACGTCGCCGTGTTCGGGGCGCACGCCCGCATCCTCCAGCGCCATGACCGCCAGCATGGCCGTGAATCCCGCCGTACCCACGCTCATGGCCCAGCTCGCGTCGGTGCCCTCAGGCTGGCGGACCAGCCAGGCCGCCTTCGCGCGGGCGTGCGTGGCGTAGCCGCCGTCCTGCCGCTCCCCGATGCCCCAGCCGGTCAGGATCACGGCGTCACCGGGGGCGTAGGTGCCGCTGCGGTCCTCAATCACCCTTCCCGCCAGATCGATACCGGGGGTCATCGGCAGATGGTGCAGGATAGCGGCGGCCCCGGTGACGGCCAGCCCGTCTTTATAATTCAGGCTGGAGTGGGACACCTCAATCAGCACCTCGCCGTCCGGCAAGTCAGAGAGCGGCAGGGTCTGGAATTCGGCGCGGCGTTCGTCGCCGTCCTGGATGACCCGCAGGGCGCGGTAGGTGTCGGGCAGTGTGGGTATGGTCATGGGTGGAACCTCCAGAACATCGGGGGGAAGGAAAGGGCGGCTGA comes from the Deinococcus sp. AJ005 genome and includes:
- a CDS encoding ATP-binding cassette domain-containing protein, which gives rise to MTLMELKNVTVRAGGRTLLEDVNLSLKRGEALRLFGPNGGGKTTLLRLLSGEVSPVSGTRTYVLNGVEQKSAVRARRSLSVVGPDAEAFYLTRDWAQSVQDVLLAAFEGDTLKLWDATPEAESRLAEVVSLTGLEPLLERDFRTLSHGQRRRVVLARALMPRPEALLLDEFTDGLSVGARAELGRVLADVHASGVALVLATHRPEEAPELPWRTVRVEGGRVSEEEAGSPPSATALSLPIPPGTGNLIRLDDVEVWRNGARALGPISWTWEAGQHWLVTGENGSGKSTLARLIAGELHPALGGKIQRPYLRRDLLSERRRTVGIVGAELGIRQRRDWTGQDIIGSALHGTEGFVPELSTDELEKVTKLAAQLDLTDLLPRHAETLSQGQLRRLLLARAVLHAPTLLILDEGLDFLDAASRARFLALLPELARGGTHIMVIAHRESDAPDGLTHHLHLDGGRIGMVSRLPVMSAT
- a CDS encoding SMP-30/gluconolactonase/LRE family protein, translating into MKRLLTAAALTLALASCGPETKPPVETEMPDTVTSYTLPGNTVFPEGIAHLAGSQNFYVGSTTDGTIFKGTLGQKAPEVFALPDADRTTAIGMKIDDKGRLYVAGGGTGKAFVYDTVNKTRLKLLTTPATKDTFINDVTLTPSAAYFTDSQRPILFRATRTDSSVGDMEAWLDFTGTALQYQPGFNLNGIASTPDGATLIVVQSNTGKLFRIKTSDKSVTEIKLSGVGGNTVPNGDGILLDGQTLYVVRNQDVIIVPVTMSADFSTGKLGTPFSDPSLRYPTTIAQEGKRLLVVNAQFNNRGPGLTPEVPFTVSDIAIK
- a CDS encoding PsbP-related protein; its protein translation is MTRFAPSLPVLVLTLLTLPALPSALAQTTPAAPAPVTVPGATPAGQKVIEAITVTSNQGYSIKVPGGWTPLKNSPGADVAFVNKTVGQLRPTVTVVVQDIPADLKATLADVRDLNARKMPEVVPGLKMLGEKTIKVSGQNAILWNYSGDGDGGKVRWTQVLTLKNNRLFTVTLVTPTGTPQELLDSGRTIIDSFALTAK
- a CDS encoding HAD-IIB family hydrolase, with protein sequence MTSRDAQPPTGQPLAGRLPLLPPAGLPLLMAFDLDGTLITEQGREPDAATARALARLRALGVKLAIITGRDLAPDAVLEAMQPDAVATNNGGRIVVNGELHSEARFTPADLEAVLAHELTGARIVLFTADRLFVDLPNGTEPEPWMIARSYGPLAEAPDGDILKAGFYHPEVAGFAGRLRQSHPHLVVTGAQPPYLSFLTITPQGAHKGAALTLIADALGLPHDRAVAFGDSDNDEAMLEVAGYAVQVGQLPLLTRHAHTRLDRQTDLGAYLGEWADRLEQG
- a CDS encoding MDR family oxidoreductase, with the protein product MTIPTLPDTYRALRVIQDGDERRAEFQTLPLSDLPDGEVLIEVSHSSLNYKDGLAVTGAAAILHHLPMTPGIDLAGRVIEDRSGTYAPGDAVILTGWGIGERQDGGYATHARAKAAWLVRQPEGTDASWAMSVGTAGFTAMLAVMALEDAGVRPEHGDVLVTGAAGGVGSTSVALLAHAGFTVTASTGRTEEEAYLRELGATSIISRDELPSLKRPLEKERWGGVVDCVGGATLAGAYASTRAHGALAVCGIASGIELKTTVFPLILRGVSLLGIDSVTCPQPRREAAWKRLARDLPAARLAGVTQTRGLSEVTTLAPQILAGQVRGRTVIDVNA